A genomic stretch from Arachis stenosperma cultivar V10309 chromosome 3, arast.V10309.gnm1.PFL2, whole genome shotgun sequence includes:
- the LOC130967949 gene encoding S-adenosylmethionine carrier 1, chloroplastic/mitochondrial isoform X1, whose product MMGPSTLSLVMVQHSSTSSSGGCTKRKQNVQLRNPFASVSMGEEKPFDFLRTLFEGVIAGGTAGVVVETALYPIDTIKTRLQAARGGEKLILKGLYSGLAGNLAGVLPASALFVGVYEPLKQKLLRMFPENLSAFAHLTAGAIGGIAASLIRVPTEVVKQRMQTGQFTSAAGAVRFIAAKEGFKGLYAGYGSFLLRDLPFDAIQFCIYEQIRIGYMAAARRNLNDPENAIIGAFAGALTGAITTPLDVIKTRLMVQGSANQYNGIVDCVQTIIKEEGPSALLKGVGPRVLWIGIGGSIFFGVLEGTKRFLAERRPTPSESQPEKVK is encoded by the exons ATGATGGGTCCTTCTACCCTCTCTCTTGTTATGGTGCAACACTCTTCCACATCATCATCAG GTGGTTGCACTAAGAGAAAACAGAACGTGCAGCTGAGAAATCCTTTTGCTTCAGTTAGCATGGGAGAGGAGAAGCCATTTGATTTCTTACGCACTTTATTTG AGGGCGTTATAGCAGGAGGTACAGCCGGAGTCgtagttgaaacagctttataCCCAATTGACACTATAAAAACACGTTTGCAG GCTGCTCGGGGAGGAGAAAAACTAATACTGAAGGGACTTTATTCTGGATTGGCAGGGAACCTTGCTGGTGTCTTACC GGCATCAGCTTTATTTGTTGGAGTTTATGAACCTCTGAAGCAGAAACTGTTGAGGATGTTTCCTGAAAACCTGAGTGCTTTTGCTCATCTG actGCAGGTGCCATAGGGGGCATTGCTGCTTCACTGATTCGCGTTCCAACAGAG GTTGTTAAGCAACGAATGCAAACTGGACAGTTTACTTCAGCTGCTGGTGCTGTCCGCTTCATTGCTGCTAAGGAAGGTTTTAAAGGACTTTATGCT GGGTATGGATCTTTTTTATTGCGGGATTTGCCCTTTGATGCTATTCAGTTTTGCATCTATGAGCAGATTAGGATAGGTTATATGGCTGCG GCCCGAAGAAATTTGAATGATCCAGAAAATGCAATTATTGGTGCATTTGCag GTGCACTAACTGGAGCTATAACAACTCCCCTTGATGTCATCAAGACAAGATTAATGGTTCAG GGATCTGCAAACCAATATAATGGAATCGTAGATTGTGTTCAAACAATTATCAAGGAAGAAGGACCTAGTGCACTTTTGAAG GGTGTTGGGCCTCGAGTACTATGGATAGGGATCGGTGGTTCGATATTCTTTGGTGTTCTTGAGGGTACAAAACGTTTTCTGGCTGAGAGGCGTCCTACACCTTCAGAGTCTCAGCCAGAAAAGGTTAAATAA
- the LOC130967949 gene encoding S-adenosylmethionine carrier 1, chloroplastic/mitochondrial isoform X2 — MMGPSTLSLVMVQHSSTSSSGGCTKRKQNVQLRNPFASVSMGEEKPFDFLRTLFEGVIAGGTAGVVVETALYPIDTIKTRLQAARGGEKLILKGLYSGLAGNLAGVLPASALFVGVYEPLKQKLLRMFPENLSAFAHLTAGAIGGIAASLIRVPTEVVKQRMQTGQFTSAAGAVRFIAAKEGFKGLYAGYGSFLLRDLPFDAIQFCIYEQIRIGYMAAARRNLNDPENAIIGAFAGALTGAITTPLDVIKTRLMVQMIPCYVL; from the exons ATGATGGGTCCTTCTACCCTCTCTCTTGTTATGGTGCAACACTCTTCCACATCATCATCAG GTGGTTGCACTAAGAGAAAACAGAACGTGCAGCTGAGAAATCCTTTTGCTTCAGTTAGCATGGGAGAGGAGAAGCCATTTGATTTCTTACGCACTTTATTTG AGGGCGTTATAGCAGGAGGTACAGCCGGAGTCgtagttgaaacagctttataCCCAATTGACACTATAAAAACACGTTTGCAG GCTGCTCGGGGAGGAGAAAAACTAATACTGAAGGGACTTTATTCTGGATTGGCAGGGAACCTTGCTGGTGTCTTACC GGCATCAGCTTTATTTGTTGGAGTTTATGAACCTCTGAAGCAGAAACTGTTGAGGATGTTTCCTGAAAACCTGAGTGCTTTTGCTCATCTG actGCAGGTGCCATAGGGGGCATTGCTGCTTCACTGATTCGCGTTCCAACAGAG GTTGTTAAGCAACGAATGCAAACTGGACAGTTTACTTCAGCTGCTGGTGCTGTCCGCTTCATTGCTGCTAAGGAAGGTTTTAAAGGACTTTATGCT GGGTATGGATCTTTTTTATTGCGGGATTTGCCCTTTGATGCTATTCAGTTTTGCATCTATGAGCAGATTAGGATAGGTTATATGGCTGCG GCCCGAAGAAATTTGAATGATCCAGAAAATGCAATTATTGGTGCATTTGCag GTGCACTAACTGGAGCTATAACAACTCCCCTTGATGTCATCAAGACAAGATTAATGGTTCAG ATGATTCCATGTTATGTACTGTAA